In Ascaphus truei isolate aAscTru1 chromosome 2, aAscTru1.hap1, whole genome shotgun sequence, the genomic stretch TACTGGCTGCAAAACTAGGGAATTAATAGagaaccagatttatcaaaggagaaAATTCTACTGGTTTAGATGGGAATGCTTTTTTCTTCATCATTAAGGATTTTTTTGCCCCAGTGTTGTAGCTgaaagacaaaaaaaatgatCCAGTCTTGGGGTCATTTACCAAAATATCCCTGGTGCAAAACGACGGGTGAACCAGTGCAAAATAACTCTATCCAATTTTATCCAAGGGAAGATTACAGTTGCTATCAATGGCATTCCTTTTCTTTCCTAAATCAGGTGCTGGGTTTtgacccagttttgcagccatgaGACCCCTACTTTACCTAGTCAATCTGTTGATCCTGTAACATGCAAATACCCAGataaaacaatatattgtatttctGATTATAAGTGATAAGACACATTTAGTTTAAATTCTTATTGTTATTGAATTTGCAAAACCGTTTCACATGGACGAATTAACCATTCCTTGCAATTATCCAGTTTCCTAAAGTATTTCGTAGAAGATTATTTTAATTGATACTGAACGCTGCAGTATTCTCTGGAATAATATGAATTATGTAAAATATTCCCAGAtggtttttaaacattttttattgtatCAGCACAAGTAATTGTTACCATTCTGAATCATTTAGGAATATAACAGTACAATACTATGTGATGAGCACATAAATAAATTTAGCTACAGATTACAGTAGCTAAGAGACACCAacgaagaaaaaaaaaggcagtGGTTAGTTTCCTAAGTTTCTCCGctgcaaaagaaaaaaatggcattaaaagcaGTGATTGTTTTCCGTTCtggtgtttttaatatatatatatatattttttacacacTAGTTTTGTCCAAGTTTTGCATTGGGAAAACTGACAAATAAACATCTTTACCTGCTATGCTtataggcagtggttgacaaatcaccaaaaaatctactcgccacacaaaaaaatctactcgccacctagtaccaaacgtgtgctgcttggtccaatatttactcgcccgggggttaaatccactcgcccggggcgagcaaatgtataggtttgtcgaacactgcttataggAATTGAAAAGGTAGGGTGTCTATGTATCAGTGTAGAGAAAAGTGTGGTGTTTAGATGCACTGCTCTGTTTTGAAGAAGAGTTGTGGCGAATGTACGAACAGTTTCCTACATCTGGTGTAGTCTGGTAATATCTGGTGCAGTCTGGTAACATCTGGTGCAGTCTGGTGCCGTCTGGTAACATCTGGTGCAGTATGTTAGACTTCAGGGTCTGTGTATCAAGCCAATTTGGGAGCAAAACTGAGTCATAAACATTGTCACTGTATGTCAGTGTATCTGGATAatctgctttaaagcagcaatctgcacTGCTTGGTTTCCTTTCTGtggcaattgttttttttttaacagaattgGAACTGGCTAAACCGCTCTGTTTTCAGCGTTGGGGACCCTTCTGTTCATAACATACTTACAGTTTTCAGTGCCACTGTTTTACCAGAATTGCACCACaggccaggaggaaaccacaacgAGTGGCTTGGCCACTCTCTATTGGCTGGCCGCtggaaccatgtttaaaaacaaaacaaaaaggaagTGCACCAACACCCTGAAAATTCACAGCACCCTCGATTCCAATCCTGTTAAGAAATCAATTACATTTTTTGGGGCTTATTGGTGCTTTAAATTTGCCCCATGTGCATTTTTCACTTTATAGGAAAAGTTAGCGATTTATCTCATGCACATCTTGTATTGGTATTTAGCATAATATACTGGATGTTTCTTACATTGCATCTGTGAATACATATTGGTAAAAAGCACCAAAGCaccttttattttttgcattgaTATGCAAATCACCAAGGTCCTGATATATTCTCGAATTTATTCTAACCAAAATGCAATCGCATGTCCATTTACAGTAACTTCCATCAGAAGGTGCTCAGAAAGTCCCATTTTTGTACATGGGCACATTGGAAGTTGAGTTACCCCTGTACTTTAGCTATCCCACCTGTCCAACACTTCCACTTGCAGGTTCACAGAAAAGCTGCTCCAAAGAATGAAGGACCAAATATTTACTAACATTATCACTTAGGGCTACACTTTCATGTGTGATCTCCTGTGATAAACGAGTGAACGGCAGTACGATTACACACATGTAGCTACCCATTACATCTCCCTTTGTTCCCAGCTCAGCTCTTCATTTCCTTACCATGCCTTCCCCCCATTGATTTTCTGTAAGACATATTTGATCTTTTCAGCAACCTTTGTACAATGCATAATTTGACTTTTATAGCGGCAACAGTgtacagtgtacacagcactttacaaaattacaatagaGAAAATACAAACAATTGGGATAAGCATAACAAGGAATAACAACACTACGGCAAAAGTtggccctgccccgaagagcttacaattgaagTACTATTTTTGTACTGTTTGTTTTGAGTGATGGTAAACAGTGGGGCTATTGGAATCTTTGTGGGTGTGTTTTGTCTGAGAAGGTGGTATGTAAAACCAAAAATGGTACCATGGGTACATTTAAtcccaaaatgtttttttttccccccgtaTTATGATATTATACTGTTTGTAGCTAAGGTACAAACATCCGTATGTTCTTCACCTTGCTTTTCTGCACCAGCATAGACCAATACATAACAATCTTAGTTATGTGGAATGGGTTTCACTGAGTTGAAGATTTTGTTAGTTTGAATAGCTCACTCATGTATACAAATTTTTTATTGACCACTAGTGTAGATTATCACCAGTTGTATTGCTGCCAAATCCTAAAGCATATTCTTTTCATTTGACCTCTGGGTAAAAATAAAGTAGGAAGTCACTACTTTTCTGTTGAACTAATATGGACATCTGTTGTCATTACTTTTTTTTTCCAGAGCACTATAACTATGCATCTTCCAATTTAAGTGCCAGTCTGTCACTGGGTGTGATGAATTCTTCATTATCAACTCCATGCCATGGTCTTCAATCATCAAACCCAGTCATTTCCATTATTCCATCAGCAAGTCATTCATCTGGATATGGTGGGAATCTTGACAGTGAGGCCTCTGGATACTACTTATCTCCCAACATAAGACCTAATGGAGCTCAAGCATTAGAAAGCCCCAGAATCGAGATCACTTCATGTTTAGGAATGCATCCTAACAATAACCAGTTTTTCCATGAAACAGATGTTGAAGAAGCCATCCCAAACTCTAAACGAGCACCTTCTACTGCAATGTTGAACTTGCCAAATGTTGAAACTTACCGAGATCCATCTTGCTTGAGTCCAGCAAGCAGTTTGTCTTCCAGAAGCTGTAATTCTGAAGCTTCCTCTTTTGAATCCAATTATTCTTATCCTTATACTTCCCCTCAGACATCTCCCTGGCAGTCACCATGTGTCTCCCCTAAaaccactgatccagaagaagggTACCAGAGGAGTATGGTAGCCTGCACATTGCTAGGCTCACCTAGACATTCACCATCTACATCTCCCAGAACAAGCATTACAGAGGAAAACTGGATAACTGCTCACAACTCACGTCCTTCTTCTCCATGCAACAAAAGAAAATACAGCCTTAATGGCAGACAGACATCGTACTCACCACACCACTCACCAACACCATCTCCTCAGAATTCCCCACGAGTTAGTGTAACTGATGATACATGGTTGGGAAACACTCACCAGTATACCAGTTCTGCTATAGTTGCAGCAATTAATGCACTTACAACTGACCCAATAGACATGAATGATGGAATTCCTATAAAGTCCAGAAAAACGGCAATAGACCACACACCAACCATGTCTCTTAAGATAGAGCCAGTTTGTGACCACCATGGCACAATGTCACCAGTTGCTGATTTGTCACCAGAAGAGTTTTCAGGATTTCATCACATCAGGAAAGGAAATTTCTGCGATCAATATTTATCAGTTCCACAGCATCCTTACCAGTGGGCCAAACCAAAGACCACATCATATCTGAGGTAAGACAATAACATCATAACTAAGATATATCTGCTCAGACTCTTACTTTCATTCCTATAATGATCATCTTGCTTCTAAACTCTTGCCTTATGGAACTAAAGCAATTATTACTAGAGCACTATTTGTCTTTGGAAAATGCGCCTTCAGTTTTGAATTCACCTATTTATTTTGAATAGTTTAATAAGAAGTTTTTAAACACTACTCCTCTAATCGATAGGGGATAGGGAAATAACATTGGCATTAACCCTTAAGATATCCTAACTATTTAAGCAGCCAGTATGTGATTGTTAAAATACTGTATGTGCCATATCCGTGCGACTGGTGATAGGTGCATCCAAAAATGATAAAAAGCAGGGCATTTAATTCCTGTAAGAATAAACATACTGTAAGATATAACATTCGCCAAGCCAGGTTTCTTTTCTTGCACTCCCATAAGTTTCTAGGTAGCATAATGATAGATTACTAGAAGAGACAGATGTTGTCTTGTGCAGTTCATAATCCTAGAACTGATCTGTATTAGAAACAGTTAGAAGTCCATTTGTCAAGAATACACTGAAGTTTCATTATGGTCAGGGCAATAGTTTGAGGAAATCATGCAAATTAAATTCtggaacataaaaaaaaaattaaataaaaaatacacaagaaaatTCATATAGTGATTTTGTAATTATTAGGGATTGTGCTGGAATACTGCCTGAAATGGAATCTACATTTTATCATGTCATATTTTCTTATTTAAAGCTGAATCATTTATTGTAgtttcaaaataaatattttatatctTCCACCCTTTTTCCTTGCAAAGACACCACTCGTTATGGTTGACTAGCACTCATACTCAACTGTAAAAGTATATTGTGCTATCTCCTGTTCTACACATTGCTACTAATTTCCTATGGTAATGAATGCTAATAGCATTTGACAAAAGTGAGCAGTTCTCCACTGGGTCCCACTAACACAGGTAAGCAGGTAAGAAGCTGTATCATTCATTGTCTTCATTAGCACTGATGGAACACTCGCAaggagcatacagtacaatacacatTTAACATATGCTGGAGGGGCTGGATGGTACATAAACTGCAATTGCAAAGCTGATGGAGTCTAGCAGAGCATTAAACTCCAATGATGTGCGTATTAGGCGGGTTTTACATATCATGCCACAGATATTATTTGAAAAGATTACTGGAGGACCTGGCTTGCCTTTCTCTGGGGTTCCTTGCAGAGAGATATTGTTCTGTGCAAGTGATGACAATGGCATATAACTTCTATTTGTAACCAGAGGTATGAAAGAAAATGACTGCATGATTTGTTTTTATACATGTAAACACCTTTCACTAATTGCTATTAAATACCATACCTGTAAACAAATTCCAGTTAGATTTTCACAAGAGTGAAGAAGCACGTCAACAATGAACTTGTAACTTCCCTTCTTCACCATCTTCTTACATTTGTGCTCCAAAGTTTATACTTCAGTTAAACATACTAAGCCTAATACTTCGTATGTTGTGATgcctatttattttgtgtatgaTATGACATTATCAGGGATGtccactgtacagtactgtatatacattttttatgaaTTTGTCATGATGTGGAAGAGAAAGCATTAGTAGCCACACTTATCTCAATTAATGTTTTTGTATTCAGTCCAAAAAAAAGGCCAAGCTCTTGTTCAGGATTTGACGTGTGTAAATGTCATGTGAAACATAGTATTGTTTAAAATGATGATAGTAAAATGCATTACAAAGCTATTAAGGCACACATTGAATCGTGATCCGAGTATCTAAAGAAGTATCTAAAGATGTTTCTAAAGAAGTATCTACAgaagatatgttttttttttaccagacacAGATGATAGAGGCTGTCTATGTATGCAGTGTCTAAACTCACAATTTAAACAAGCCTTGTGTAGTACATGATGAAAACACATACTATAAACATAAAGATACTGTAATCTTGAATCAAAAATAGGGCATCTGCACACCAACGTAAGCCTAACATAATGTATCTCATTTGAGACTTTATCATGGCTCAAGATGTCTTGCTTTCACCACTGAAGAAGCCCCCAGTTGGACTAAAGGTTTCATGAGTTAATGagtctacattattcattggaagCATACTGTCTGCATATGTTATATTAACCCCTACAACAGAAAAATCTACAAGGGCTAGAAGGAGAACGGAATATTCctattttatttcaatttatTCACAGATAATTTTTAAAATCATTTAATTGTTATGAACTTTAAGAGAAATGTTATTCCCTGGTTTACTGCCGGGTGTAGATGCAGCGTTGCTTGCAATGCTGCATGCATTTTCAGCAGTCAACTGTGTTACATATTTACATTGCTCTAATTGATCTGCCTGACTTCCACATCTGGGCCTCAGTGACTCATTCAACAAAGAATTTTAAGACATTGCATGTGAGTATATGTGAGAAATGGTTCCATTACATATTCCtatcacgcacacacatacacacacacacacacacagtatattctAATTATACAGGATAAAATGCTTGGTAACTTttgctgtttttatgtttatgtgGAATATTTATTATGTACTTCTGTGGCATTGCTGTGCTTCTTTTCACTATAAGTATGGGATTTGTTTATTGAGTtcttatgtatgtatatttttatccaTATAGTGCTTACAGTGTACACTGCGCTTTACATAAACGCCAACACATCACATGACCTGTGCATGTCCACCTAGAGCCCTCCTGCTTTCCttttgaatgaaaaaaaaaaacacacaatgttTCTTAGGGGAAACAAGGCCAcaactttataaaaaatatcaacaAAGATGACCTTGTCAGTGATTATGAGCGCACGGCATTGCTGCAGCATGTGATCCTCGCTGCTGCAGGATCTCCACACCAGCAAATATATCATTGATAATGGAGCCCACGTCTCAAACCGAATAGCCCCAAAGAGCCGTGACCCACAGTATCCGAACTGTTCCTATTCAACCCACCAGATAATTCCCAGTCTGGAAAGCCAACTCTGCCAAATTACACTCACTTCAACAAAATGACATTGATTATTCATTTTCAACTTAAAATCCctcttctttttatttattttttttacaaatgttatattcacatatatgtattttatttgtaaaatgtatttatcgttcatgcaaaaaaaataacaacaaaaaaaggagggagggagagactgatTGACTAAAAATCCACGAGGTAAAATGCCTTCCCTGTGTGACCATCCCCCTTATAAAGTCTGGCTGAAGACACTCCCCTTAAATAACTTTACCCATAACCGTGTGAACTggtggagggaggagacaggGCTTCTTGGTCATGCCGCAGGTGCTTTCTGGATGAAATATACAATAAATAAAGCGTATGATAGGAAATATAATCCCTGCTCTGGAACGTTTACAGCCTAATTCTGGATTTGCTTGGAAGAACTGCTTGTGATTGGTTGGTGGGAGGATTTTTTGGTGAGTGGTTTATGTCTTCATTTCGTTTTGGCTTTGTTGGGTAAAGAGCACCGTAATGCCTTTTATGTGGATCAATTTGAAGGGTGAACTTTATTTCAGAGATTAATTGTCATGTTACATAGTTTCCCTTGTGATGTTTTGCTTTTGTATTGGTGTGATATTTTGTTCAGATTTCATTTTATTATTTAGAAAGATGTCATAGATTTGACTTATTTCACAACTGCTAAGTCATAAGGGTGTagttacagtacattaaatatacatttgctcacataaaaatgtttattttacaATATACCTTTCCAGATACGAGCATGTCAAATCTCATTACATTTATGGTGAATCACATTTATAGTTGAGGATTCTCATCCATTTCTATTCTATTCTATTGCCTTCTAAAAATGATAGAAGTGGAAACACTTTTTTTTCACCCTGCCCCAAATAAGCCCGAAGAATTTATTATAGCTAGATATGGTAACTGTTAATAATATAAACAggtgttaaaatggattagacaTATTCATAGAATGTAAGTCTATAAACTAACAAAATGGATAAAAAGGTTACCCATGTGTCTATATAATCCTATTGCTGGAGGTAAGAGAAGGTGGCATGGGCAATTTTGTCCAATAGATGCCCTGttctgttgtattgtattgtattgtacagtatgtctttaattatatagcgccattaatgtacatagcgcttcacagtagtaatacatgtggtaatcaaataaataccagagcatgggaataagtgctttagacataaaagtaacattaaggaagaggagtccgtgccccgaggagcttacagtctaattggtaggtagggagaacgtacagagacagtaggagggagttctggtaagtgcgtcgggagggggccaagctttatgtatcatgtgttcagagtatccacagtgctattcatatgcttctttaagcaagtgtgtcttaaggtgggtcttaaaggtggatagagagggtgctagtcgggtactgaggggaagggcattctagaggtgtggggcagtcagtgaaaagggtttaaggcgggagagggctttagatacaaagagggtagaaagaagacatccttgagaagaacgcaagagtctggatggtgcataacgagaaattagggctgagatgtaaggaggggcagaagagtgtaaagcattaaaagtgaggagaagaatggagtgtgagatgcggtatttgatcggaagccaggagagggatttcatgaggggagacgctgcgacagatctaggaaagagtattctggcagcagcgtttaggatagattgtaggggagacaggtgagaggcaggaaggccggacagcaggaggttacagtaatcaagacgggagagaatgagggcctgagtcagagttttagcagtcgagcaacagaggaaagggcgtatctttgttatctttgttatattgcggaggaaaaagcgtcaggtTTTCGAAATGttgcgaatgtgagagaggagtcgagtatgacccctaggcagcgtgcttgggctactggatgaatgatcgtagttccaacagtaatgtggaaggaggtagtagggccaggtttgggaggaagtatgaggagctctgttttagccatgttgagtttaaggcggcggagggccatccaagatgatatagcagagagacattcagatactttggtttgtacagcaggtgtaaggtcgggtgttgaaaagtatatttgtgtgtcgtcagcacagAGGtggtatttaaacccaaaagatgttattaggtcacctagagagagtgtgtacagagaaaagagaagaggtcccaggacagagccctggggtacccccacagagagatcaatagaggaggaggtgttagcagaagagacactgaaagtatgatgggagaggtaggatgagatccaggatagagctttgttccgaataccaagagtatggagaatgtgaaggagaagagggtgatccacggtgtcaaatgctgcagagtggtcgagtaatatgagcagagtgtaatgacctcggtctttggcagcatggaggtcgtcagttattttagtgagggctgtttccgtggagcgagcagtgcggaagccagattgtagagggtctaggagagaataggtgttgaaaaaatggagcaagtgagagaatacaagacgttcaaggagtttagaggcaaaaggcaggagggatacaggtcgatagttagaaagaaaggtagggtcaagcttgctgtttttgagtaatggtatgactgttgcatgatggaaaggttccagagcagagggaggagttaaaaatgtgtgtgagcgtagggattatagtaggagcaagaggttttaggagatgggagggaatggggtcaagagggaaagtggtagagggagaagaggcgatcaacagcgacacatcctcctctgagacagtggaaaaagagtcaaggaaggcaggaggagagttaggaagaggtgtaggatgggaggaagaaacagaggggatgttctgacgtatggattccactttttccttaaaaatagtcagcaaagtcctgagcggagatggaggaaggagaggcagctgagggtggtttgagtagagtatcaaagacagagaacagtcggcgtgggttagacttgtgcatgttgattagtgaagaaaagtagacttgttagcttgcgagagggcagagttgaaacatgatagcataaatttgtagtgaaggaagtctgcgagagtatgaaatttcctccagaggcattcagaggaacgagtggaggaacgcagcatgcgcgtgtgggaatttagccagggtctagggttagaagggcgaggtcggcagagagaaagcggggcatgtagatcaagagaggaggacaaagcAGAGTTGtggttcctgaccaggttgtcagggtctgtagcagagctgagagaggagagggaggagcgtaaagtggactcaaagtcaggtaagtgaatagagcgcaggtttctgcagaaccggggggggggggggtagatggaggtggagaaggggagaagcgagatagagagaatgagatgaggtgatggtcagagagaggaaaaggggaaatggagaaatcggagagagagagaagtttttagtgaaaaccaggtctaagtagtggccatccttttgGGTGcttgctgcagtccactgttgaaggccaaaagaagaggttagagaaagaaagcgggaagcccaagggagagaggggtcatcaatgtggcaattgaagtccccaaggagaagaaccgGGGAGTCTtaatgagagaaagaaagagagccaggattcaaagtgagagagaaaggcagaagggggatgagtagaggtaggtgggcgatagatgaccgccacatggacagggagaggagagaagatctggacagtgtgagcctcaaaggagggaaaagcaagagatagaggaataggaagggttcggtaacggcagatagaggagagcaggagccccacgcctccacccctgccacccctGTTATTTCCGTAGAAACTTAATGTGCTGACCATATATAGGCCACAGAATACTGACATTGCTAGACCTCTTGGCTTTACTCAACATTGAAAGCAGGAAAGATTGTGGAAATGGCACTCGTTTCAATGGTCGGTGTGATGATTCTGGTGCAGAAGCAGGTTGGTGGGAGCCCCTGAAATGCCAGAGGATTACAGTGAAGTAGGATCCTGCCACGCACGGACAAACTTAGAAGAGTCGGGAAGACATTTCAATCAATCTATTTTGTAGATAGTGGCACAACGTTTCGAGAAGGTTCCCTTCATCAGGTCGAATGATAGTGTGCTGTCTGGCACTTGGTGAAGGTGACCTCCCTGAAACATGTGACATGATCCTACTTCACTTTACTCAAAATTGGCAATTCTTAGTTCTATACTATGCTAAATCAGTAAATCGGTAAATCAGACTCCTCCCATCTGAAGAAGCGTGGCAACACGCGAAACCCATCATATGTCGAGTCCGACATCATAGGGGGCGACACCTCAGCTTCAGGAACACGGCCAGTATACCGGTGTTACAACACCGCACTTTCCACCTACATTTTATGGCTATAGGGTGATCTGTATACCATATatacaaaacagacacccaaTAATAGCCTGTAACTTTGGTCCGCCGTGACCTTTAAGTGGAATTTATACAAACTTGGTTATTTTGCACTCTAAGTCCGCCGAGACCATATATGTCTGTGTTTTTGGGATATGTCTACACTACCTCACGAATGTACCTAGAGAGGCTTATTTTGGCCAGACACACAAAACATT encodes the following:
- the NFATC1 gene encoding nuclear factor of activated T-cells, cytoplasmic 1 isoform X8, with translation MPRTSVAAAAAAAAAAPSSLPLGPLFPACWRDTLDLQPFYPFISSTMKSAEEEHYNYASSNLSASLSLGVMNSSLSTPCHGLQSSNPVISIIPSASHSSGYGGNLDSEASGYYLSPNIRPNGAQALESPRIEITSCLGMHPNNNQFFHETDVEEAIPNSKRAPSTAMLNLPNVETYRDPSCLSPASSLSSRSCNSEASSFESNYSYPYTSPQTSPWQSPCVSPKTTDPEEGYQRSMVACTLLGSPRHSPSTSPRTSITEENWITAHNSRPSSPCNKRKYSLNGRQTSYSPHHSPTPSPQNSPRVSVTDDTWLGNTHQYTSSAIVAAINALTTDPIDMNDGIPIKSRKTAIDHTPTMSLKIEPVCDHHGTMSPVADLSPEEFSGFHHIRKGNFCDQYLSVPQHPYQWAKPKTTSYLSPSLPALDWHLPSQSGPYELQIEVQPKSHHRAHYETEGSRGAVKASTGGHPIVQLHGYLESEPLTVQLFIGTADDRLLRPHAFYQVHRITGKTVSTTSHETIISNTKVLEIPLLPENNMKAIIDCAGILKLRNSDIELRKGETDIGRKNTRVRLVFRVHIPQANGRTLTLQAASNPIECSQRSAQELPLVEKQSADSFPVIGGKRIILSGHNFHQDSKVIFVEKAPDGHHVWEMEAKTDKEMFKPNSLVVEIPPFRNQRISSPVQVNFYVCNGKRKRSQYQLFTYLPANVNEIIRNDLSSNIVHS